One Fibrobacter sp. UWH4 DNA window includes the following coding sequences:
- a CDS encoding glycoside hydrolase family 9 protein — protein MLNFGLKQYVPMTIALLSLSTAAFSATAYINQVGYRSGDSKEFALVDGSGNVEIVNASGSTVLTVTPGESSTWAPSGQNVQLVDFSELKTPGTYSIKVGGQVVRSDLKVADKTYEDVLKASLKWYYYQRASMALDETYAGQWKRAAGHTNPTARLHSSTGASGTINSSKGWYDAGDYGRYIVNSGITTYTLLSLYEHFPDYFKTLKWNIPAEGNLPDLLAEIKWNLDWMLTMQASDGGVYHKLTTLGFPGDVMPAQDSDPLYVIGKGTAATFDFAAVMAVAARVYKPFDASYASKCLEAAKKAYAWGAQNPNKAFNNPSDVATGSYADGSLGDEKDFAGTELFVTTGDASYKTSGASHNLPGWADVSGLATYGKATHATEFGNVAQVAKDTLLSVADDFEARSTTGFGVVMGDNDFYWGSNSVAGNQGVWLLHAYYLTGDKKYYVAATKVLDYLLGKNPLDMSFLTGYGTKSPMMPHHRPSTADGVKDPVPGMIVGGPQPGGEDIGSQTWECKDYRTGKPATSYTDNRCSYATNEVAINWNAPFAYLAGAIEAINAGYAPSFATSGITSIKPAVARKAHAKQGPQLRFADQMLYVEKNGKRFNLNGHRIK, from the coding sequence ATGTTGAATTTTGGCCTAAAACAGTATGTTCCCATGACCATTGCGCTGCTTTCGCTTTCGACGGCAGCGTTCTCCGCGACTGCTTATATCAATCAGGTCGGTTACCGTTCTGGCGATTCCAAGGAGTTTGCCTTGGTCGATGGGTCCGGTAATGTTGAAATTGTCAATGCTTCTGGTTCTACTGTCTTGACCGTGACTCCAGGCGAATCCTCGACTTGGGCACCGAGCGGGCAGAATGTGCAGCTGGTGGATTTCTCGGAATTGAAAACTCCCGGAACATACTCTATCAAGGTGGGTGGACAAGTAGTCCGCTCCGATTTGAAGGTTGCCGATAAAACATACGAGGACGTGCTCAAGGCCTCCTTGAAATGGTATTACTATCAGCGAGCCTCCATGGCTCTTGATGAAACCTACGCGGGGCAGTGGAAACGTGCCGCAGGACATACGAACCCGACTGCCCGGCTCCATAGCTCTACAGGTGCCTCGGGAACGATCAATTCTAGCAAGGGTTGGTACGATGCCGGCGACTATGGCCGCTACATTGTGAACTCGGGTATCACCACCTATACGCTCCTTTCTCTTTACGAACATTTCCCCGATTATTTCAAGACGCTCAAGTGGAATATCCCTGCCGAAGGCAACCTGCCGGACCTGCTTGCCGAAATCAAGTGGAATCTTGACTGGATGCTTACCATGCAGGCTTCCGATGGTGGCGTTTACCACAAGTTGACTACACTTGGATTCCCGGGTGACGTGATGCCTGCTCAGGATTCCGATCCCCTTTATGTTATCGGTAAGGGGACGGCAGCGACCTTTGACTTTGCGGCGGTGATGGCTGTGGCGGCACGCGTTTATAAGCCGTTCGATGCTTCTTATGCTAGCAAGTGCCTCGAAGCAGCCAAGAAGGCCTACGCTTGGGGCGCCCAGAACCCGAACAAGGCGTTCAATAATCCGTCCGATGTGGCTACGGGTTCCTATGCCGACGGCTCGCTTGGCGACGAGAAGGACTTTGCCGGTACGGAACTTTTCGTGACTACGGGCGATGCCTCTTACAAGACTTCCGGGGCATCTCACAACCTGCCGGGCTGGGCCGACGTTTCGGGCCTTGCTACCTACGGCAAGGCGACTCATGCCACTGAATTTGGTAATGTGGCTCAAGTGGCGAAAGATACGTTGCTGAGCGTGGCCGATGATTTTGAAGCGCGCTCTACGACAGGTTTTGGTGTCGTGATGGGCGATAACGACTTCTACTGGGGTTCCAACTCCGTGGCCGGTAACCAGGGCGTGTGGCTCCTGCACGCCTATTATCTGACTGGCGACAAGAAGTACTATGTCGCGGCGACCAAGGTGCTCGACTACCTGCTCGGCAAGAACCCGCTCGACATGTCCTTCCTGACGGGTTATGGCACGAAATCCCCGATGATGCCTCACCACCGCCCGAGTACGGCTGATGGCGTGAAGGACCCGGTTCCTGGCATGATTGTTGGCGGCCCGCAGCCCGGTGGCGAAGACATTGGCTCCCAGACCTGGGAATGCAAGGACTACAGGACAGGCAAGCCGGCGACATCCTATACGGACAACCGCTGCAGTTATGCGACAAACGAGGTGGCGATTAACTGGAATGCTCCTTTTGCATACCTCGCTGGCGCTATCGAAGCGATCAATGCCGGTTACGCTCCTTCTTTCGCGACGTCTGGAATTACTTCTATCAAACCCGCTGTCGCTCGCAAGGCTCACGCGAAACAGGGCCCGCAGCTCCGTTTTGCAGACCAGATGCTCTATGTCGAAAAGAATGGCAAGCGCTTCAACCTGAACGGCCACAGAATCAAGTGA